From the genome of Vitis riparia cultivar Riparia Gloire de Montpellier isolate 1030 chromosome 11, EGFV_Vit.rip_1.0, whole genome shotgun sequence:
CTGTTTATTATAGTGTCTTTATAGTCAtaaaagaacttgaagaaaggaaaaagttgAAATACACTAAAAAGGATATTTAATAATTGTCTGATCAAAAGCTTTAAATGGGATAAACACAAAGTATACCTCCTCAGGGAGGCTAAATcctctttaatttaaatttttgaaggCAGTAGTTAGGCATGAGATTTATGTAATATCTATTACttcaaatatagaagaaaaatcaaatttagagAGTTTAGTATGGTCACGAATCTGATAAGTTCCTCCTATATCCTCAACCAAGAGGAAGATTCCATAAGGAATCATAAACTAACCACAGGAAACTAGTTTATTTTGACAGTTGGAAGATCAAGGTCATTTTGCATGAGACTAACAATAAAACAATAGCCATTTGGATCCCAGGTTACAGCTATACAGGAATGTCAAACATcataattgattataaaaataaaaataatttttcattaatgcaaataacaataaaaatgacCAATAATCCAAATATCGTAAAGCTCCTAAAAATCCAGAACACATCTCTTATTATCAAATGGAACAGAAAAGCATTTTGGACCATGGTTACCACCAAGAAATGCACATTACTTGAAAATACAGTTGCTCCAGCGCTCCAGCATATCACCAAGATTCACTATAAACGCTCTGGAAGTATAAGACGGACCATTAAAACAGTAATGATACAATCAGGGAATGTTAATGTTCAGAGTAATGTAAAGAGAAACCAAATTGAAAGAAGAAGTCCAGGCCAAGTACTGAAGTAGAAGTATTCTTACACTATAATCAATAATTGACAATACattataacaagaaaaaaaaaatagataatgaAGGTAGaggtaaaattttcattttgaattttgtttctgaaaaatatatatatattttttttagtccaAGGAGAGGTGAAGAGTTGTGAGGTTGACAATGAggtcaaatttgttttttgtctttttgatgCTTGGAATAAGGTGTCTTTGTGTGCGTGTGTGTCTAAAGAGAGGTAAAGGAGTTATCAGGTTCAAAATGTATTCCTAACACCTAatcatgaaaaatgaaaacaggATCCAGGGAGAGCCACTTGTTTATGCAATAGCACATTATAAAATCTGGGTTTTTTCATCTCAATAAAatatttcccttttttgttaATTGGCATGTGTTATAGAATTAGACATTCCTGTTACTTAATGGTAGCTTAACTCCAGTATTTGAATCTGGGTCAACCTATGAAATGGAAGAAACTATTAACTTTGGGCTTTAAACTCCAGAATGAAACAGATGAGAATATGCAAGCCTAAAATGAATACACACACAAACACAGATAGTGAGGCAGGAATCTGGGGAGGGGGACATAGAGGTTGTTTGGTGTGGTTTTGGAGTAAACACATGTGTGCACACGCATACAGATTTTGGATGGTTCTTGATCAAATATAGGTCACCCTGTTTTCCAGCTCTATATATCCAATAGATTCTCCAATTACTCACCCTTTTAATGGCGCTACATATTCCCATGTCTGAGGTCTAGCGTCCTTATCCTTGCATATCTGCAATGAATTGAAAAGTTTCAATTCACTTCCAAAATTATGTGAAATACAATTGTAACATAGCTTAAAAATTTTCTGCAGAGTTCATACTTGAAGTCCTAGGACATCATCTGTTGCCAAGAGGGTAATCAGGCCATAGTCAGAATGTGCACCTGCTCCATATATTCCCTTCAAGGGATCAGAGATTTGACCTGATGGAAAAAGGGGAAAACCCATCACGATATGAGTTATATACAGTTTTAAATGGTACAAGTTTGATGATAGAATCCAGTGACCTTCAATTTGATTTCCACCTTCATAATGCAGTAGGCGCAAGGTTGCAATAGGGTCACCAAGCATTTCTGGTTTATCAAAGAAATCACGTTCAAGGTCAAGGGCAAGAGCTATGATCCGTGCAACTGCTTTAGCCACCTCACTGAATGCAAATAAAAGATAaggtagagaaaaataaaatttaagaagcATACATTACAGAGCACACAAGAAGTTATCCTCTAAAGTTCAGAGCTTGTGATGTAAATAAGATAATAGGACAAGCACCAAAACCATGGAACATAAAAGTTGCCATTATTTCCTAATCACTAAGAAGAAAACTCATGTACATTTGGGAACGGATGCATGTGCATATAAGACATAGTttcattaaatatgatatatttgcAATAActtattagaaaagaaaaagttcgGCAGAACTTACAGCGCCTCTTGATGGAATTTCTCCATAGTCTGCCTCCATTCTGGCAAGCGATCTACTcgacaatgaaaaaaaatctaaaattgttAGCGAAATTTAGAATGATCAACCTCAAGCAAGCCTTGACACGCTTAGACAGTCTAAGAATAAATCAGACGAAACACCCCACCGCCTAGTCCAAATTTCCGAAAACAAAACTTAAGGTTATTCAGGAAATTACCTGCAGCAGGCCAGACATTTGGCCCGTAAAAAGGCTTTTCTGATTTTGGATCATGTTCGGGCACTTCAACACCAATATAATATCCCTCCTTGTAATCTCCTATAACCAGATAACAAAACAATTTGTATCATTCACGAATCTTCAAAtcgaaaaaatatcaaaagaagtagaagaaagaTGTTACAGTATCTTCAAACAATAATTCATGCATTCAGAACAATGCAACCTTCAGAGCCATTCACTGGCACTCTGAGCTATCCACCAGTGATGCTGACCAACAATTGAATAacatatgaaaatttgaataacgcatgaaaaagaaaaaggaagcgAACAACCAACCATTCACTTGATTTTCAGGATCTAGAACTTCGTCGAGAACAGGAGTGTAGCCTCGATGCTTCTCGTTCCTTAGGTGCTTCATTTTCTCGCTCAACGGCAAAGTGAAAAACCTTTTGCTTTGGGCGAAAACCTCGTCCATCAATTCCTGGCTGATTCCGTGATTGATCACATAGAAGAATCCAGAATCCAAACATGCCTGAACCACAAAGCACAaactaagattaaaaaaatttcttctctttctccctTCCCTtccttctttctcctttctcggcaaccaaacggagGAGCTTGGATACAAAACGCACCTGCTTGAGTAAAGAAACGGATTTGTGAATGTCTGGACAGGAGAGATCAATACAGTTGAGCTCTGAAAAGCTCTGCCCCCGATTTTCCATTTCCCGGCAAACAAATTCCGATTTACGAGAACCACGTATTTTGAATTGGGAAAAGTATGCTTCGGCCTGCGAAATAAATAGCATTTCCAAACCAAGTTGTGGAATTCCAAGGTCCCTATGGATTGTTGTGCGTAGTGCGTACTGTGCTGTGTGAGTTTTTTATGCCCAATTTGCCCTTGCCTAATTTCCATGTCGACATCCACGTTGCATACCAGGCAgaagggttaaaaaaaaaattacattctaaaaattttcaaacatttctCTCAACTTCCCCACCCAAATAGAGTGTCCATCTGAAAATTTCAATGATTTCCCTAAACAAGACGAGAAATCTTGTTTtatgaaattgagaaatttcAACCATTCAAGTGGTGAGGAAAtcgagaaagagagagagatgtttgaaaaattttagactattattatcatcattaatctttaaaaaatttcaacctcgttgataaagaaaaaaaaatgagtttcaagattaaaattttccatttaggatttaaagtaaaaactagtctagatttaaaagaaaaactctaatTTCTATCATAAAATTAACCGTAGTCTCGGGTTAAAGTTATGACAAAACGAGTGAATGACAAGaaatcttattttgaaaatttgggaaATTTGATATGGACGCTATGTTGGGtggtgagagagagagatgattAGAAAATTTCATactgcaatttttattttttattttttttttagcccTTCTACATACCATGCAACGTGGATATTGACATGAAAAGTTAGGTAAGGGCAAATTGGGCATAAAAAAACCCACTCTGCACGGAATGCGGAAAAATCCAATATTTTTCCACATTAATACTTGGAATCCCAAATCTTGGGTTTTGAAAAGCtatttatttccaaattgacaaGCAAAACATGCTTTTTGGAAGAACAAGTACGATGCTGTTTGGTCTTAGCAGCCTCCACCTGTCCCACCTTTCTTTTGTTTCACAACTTTTTGTACCCTAAGAAATCATGCCCGTAAGAAGCAGCCAGATTTTCACAAAATATTCTGGATATatgattttattcatttattcgtAATTATCATAAGCTCTAAccatatattataaaatttatattcattacgAGCCCCCGGCGTCTTAAATTCCTCCTTAGCAGAAAAAAGATTAAGATATAATTCATATTAAGATTAAGATTAAGATATGATTAATTAGAcagtatttgttttttaactgaataaaaaaaagttaaaatacttgatttttttattcaattaaaaataatctattaatACCAATCAcatataactaaaataaatttattattaatagatttaattgaattatgtttgataatgttatttttacctcaatataaaaaaattaaatattttaattttttttattaaaagtacgAGTGTACCCCACTtagcagaaaaaaaaatccataggCCCAAAATTCGTGGTTGACTGACTGATGGTCATATCGCCGTAGTCATGGATCACCCCCACCCCCATTTCTTTACTTTTGTCGGCCATGGATAAAGACATCGATCACCCACTCTATTCTTTGCGTTTTTTACTTGTATAGCACGTTAACataaattaagattttattgattaggttttttcttctctcttcaatTTCTTGTGGGAAAATTATTGGGAAaattattaggattttttttttttttttttaccttagcCTTCATCgtaacataaattttattatatactttcaAAGAGGGAGATGTAAAGTTAAAAGGTCTCAATTTGGTATCgtaaacttttcttttttctttttaaagaaaaaagaatgacaATAATTCGTAGCATTAACAaagatttaatattaatttagtgttggataataaaaagataattatttgggttttatttattttttcctttttatatatttttctaatacgTGCATTTAATGGTATTGAGAAAGTGCATTTAAAATGGGTTTCCTTTTTGAGAGAATTGTCTCTCAAATGTTTATTCAAAAAACACCCatggatgatttttttaaattgtattaaatatttaatttaaaaatatatatattttatattataaatgttttttaaaagtattgtcAAGTAGATTATAGATTCTGtttcacaatatttttatttaaatttttttaattgaaatattttctttaaaagtaattttttgattttttaaaatcacttttaaagttttattaaatacttaGGTCAttttttgataactattttttaaaacaattatgaatgatagttttttaaaactattctataatattttgtaaaataaaaaatatatttgggaatctgaaatattcttaatatatttttaatatttttaaatatgtttaaaaaaataattttatatctaaaactttatttttaattattatatataattgtataattattttttaaaacaattctaaaaaacaacaagtgaaaataactaaaaacaactaaaagatgttatgtTATTGagatcaaaaatagaaaataatttttagttgttaacgagtttttcaaattttttattataaaaattagaaaactattttcgaaaacaataattaaacaaacccttaatttttcttaagcTAAATGTGCTTTCTAAAATATGGGACcgaaaaatactatttaatgtaaaaatttgTCCCCAATTGAAATacatatatgaattattttcataatataatatagGAAAAGGATTTGCAAAACCAGTTGATAAATCCACTTGCAATCCAGCTCATGTTGCACTTGGAACATATGCTTGCACATGGATTGCATGAGAGCTCCCATGGATACGGGTGTTGTTGGTTCGAAGAAATTGTAAATTATATAAAGACTTGTATCCAATCCCCGAAAGgggcttttaaatttttttcctaagaCATCACAAACAATCTCCAAAGGAATCCTCGCaacttttaaaatgtatttatatgattaagaagaattcatacttatataatattagaaacTTTTTCTCCTACCCGGAGAcattataaaaaatcttcaagaaTATTATAATGTGAGTCCACCAATCGAAtatgaactatttttaatattgtagacgtgttttaaaggtATGTAAGTTTCACAATATCTACATAATTGAATGTGGGtcattacttttaaaaaatttcaataaattgaatcttttcatgtatttttttcctcataaaaGTACACTTTGCatctagaaaataaaacattttggactaaaaaatgatagaaaataaacaaattgaaagaaagaataacaaaaaaattcatcataatattaatttaatacaaGAATTGTTTAAGCATAACCTAATTTCATcttaaactttaaattatttgtataataTAAGTGGTGGATTGTtcaatttgtttcaaaataaggaatttggtcaaccaaaaaaaattaatacaataaattattggaaaaaGATATCacaatcaaaaataaaaaataaaaatcccgATTGACCTACTAAATTCATGAACTTTATGACATGTAATTACATGAGCACAAATTTGTAAGTCAAAGtttcttaaaaaattcatttagcaGACGTTTAGAAatcttttttaatgataaattaatcttggttaattataaaataaagaatttctCAAccctgataaaaaaaaaataaaaaaattgaaacgaAAGATAAGAAAGAAGGCATTTCTGATTAGCTTACTTGCAGCTATTAGAAATTTAGAACTAAGTCTCAAGCCGTCGTACATACCTGACCCGGAAAAAAGGGTCAAAATTAAGCCTGGGGCCCAGGCGGGCTTCATATGAAGCAAATGGCTTCCATCCGAGAAACATCATCCCTGGAGTTTTCAGTTGTACAGGGAAGAACTCATTTGTCAACGAGAAAAAGAGAAACAGCTTGCTGTGCCCCAGTTTTTTGTGCTTTAGTTCTCTGTGTGTTGTGGTTCTCTGAAATTggatgagaaaatatatatcaaataaaggATGGTAGGTAAGTATGACAACATACCATGTGGGGCGAGCATTTGCCTTGACATTTAGCAGTATTCAAACAGAAGCCACCAACTCACGGATCAGTAAGATTGTTTCATGCAAAGACTATGATGGAAATGGAAAAAGGAATTCTATATTTCAAATAGGTAAGAGTAGTATACAAAAGGATTTGCGCCTACTGGGCGAAAGTTTAAGcaaaatccaaaacaaacatCTTCCTTGTATTGACCAAGGCCAGAAATCCGAGAGTATACAGTGAATATATCTGCGATCACTGATCAGTCTTTGCCGGAGACGCTGCACCGGCACAGCGGACAGGAGTTGCGGAGGGAGAGCCATGAAGCTATACAACCGGCATGGTAGACATGGCCACAGGGAAGTTGTTTACCACCCTCACCTGATTGAAAGCCTTCCCTGCAGACTGTGCAGGCGTCCACTGCAGTAACCGTCGGCATGGTGGATACCATGGAGGTTGATTTTGAGATCTCACTCGTATCATCCACTGCTGTTATAGCCAGGTCGAGATCAAAGCACAGATCGATATGACGGTTCACCATGAGGCTTGATTCTGGGGATTTGGCTGCCATACAAACACAGAGACAGAGAGAGATATTTATAGAGGGAGTCTTATCTATAAGAGAGAGTGGGGGTTTGACATTGTGACCAACTGTCTGGATTTTTATAGTTGGAGGGGCACCAAAAGTGCAAAGGCGCGTCCTACACGGACTAGCCTTTGTGATGAAACTCTGCCCACCATCAAGGCTTGGTTTCTCTGCAATGGGCATGGGTACCAGTAATTACAAACGTAAGCTCTGACACAGTCAAGACACGACCACGATGGGTTGATGATCAAAGTGATTAGAGAATTGCATTCTGGCCGCTGCGTACGCCAGAGCAGCCAAGTTCTCCTCTTTTGACCGAAATACAAGACAATGAACAAGTGGACACTGGCCATGACGTGGGCCACCCTGATCCCATGCGTGAACCATGTGGTTTGATCAAAGCTGTTCCCTTGGGAAGTATTAGGCGAGCCGTTTCATGTTGGAAATGGTTCATTTTGGACTCTTGACTCTCTACAAAGACAATTTGAAGTGTCCACATTCCACAATCTCTCCTACGCTTTATTAGATATAAATTTGTAGTTGAATGCAGATTAATGAACCAGGGATAAGGCTCACCCAGCTGGAGTTTAAAGGCCCATTTCGAGTCTACCTTGGGCCCAAGTCCACTAACAATAACAATTTGACGGACCGGTTGGATCCACAAGTGTGTTAGGCCCAAGCCCCGCTTATGTCGCCCCAATAATTAATTTGACACGCCAAGGATAGATCGGAATCAATTTGTGAGCAAAGAACCAAACACGTGGCTGAATCCAATAAGCACCTAAAACAAACATAGTAGCAAGTGCATTCCAGCTAATATTCTActaaattaacaataataattggGATGTATCTCATGATTAACCAAATCAAGCTGCGATTTCTTTTATCCTACCATTCCAATAATCTAAACCTTGAGATACTCATGAAGAAACCAACCAATTGCTTGGTTCCTAAGTTAAAATCATCCATTTTCGGTAAAAACAGCTGAAAATAGTGCTCAGAGCTTTCCTGGGACACAACTGACACTGTTACCAAACAGTCCCTCCCCTGTGATAGGTATTCTGTGTTCCATGTTCAACATTTTCCACGTTGGGGGTTAATATAGTCATTAAATCCATGGAATCTTTGCCCTCAACTTTTTCCTACTTCTATCCAAGACTTGTGGAGGAACTAGTCTCCGTTAGAGGAGATACGTGTCCTGTCCTGACGTGGGGCTGAGTAAAAACCACGTGTCATCTTCTTATTTGCTCGTCGCCTGTCTCGTCAATACGACCTTAATCCCACGCTGGATCCACCACCACATCCATCTCATGTGAACATATGATGGGCTGACAGCCGTCAGATCTCCCTCATCCTCCGTCAACGTGTCGGCCAACCGACTTCCTGATACTTCTAACTTGTAAAGGTCAAATTCTATTTTAAGACGGATGCCACGTGGCCACTACGAAGAGAGAGTACGATTTGCCAGGTCCGCCTAACATATACTGCTAGATTCCTCACGGAGAGAGGCAATCATTCGGTGGACGCGGTTTTGTGGTAAAAGGTTACAATTGTGAGATGGTGAAAATGGGGGTGGGAAAGAAAGGAAACGGACAGCTCACAGGGTGACACATCATGCGATGATTGCTGGTGCAGAAACTGGAGGGAACCAAGTCCACCACCGAATCACTATGACTACAACAATAATTCAGAGACCCGACCTCTACCGCAACACCAGCTTGGCACCGTCAGATCAGAGAGGGACACGTGGCGACGCAGCGAAAAGCAACTGAGTACGACTACAATCAATTGGCTTCACTACGGATGCGTGTGTCATCGAGTCACATCTCCTCACACGTGTCACCTCCTAGCTCTCCCCCCTCTCCTTTTATCCCATTCTCGCCCTTTTCCTTCTCTTCCCCTCCTTTGTTATACTCTGCTGGATGTGAAGGCATTCCAGTTTCCACAAATGGAGCCCTTGGAAGACGATGATCTCCAGCCTCTTGGATCCGAACACGAACTGGATTCTACAGGCTCCGGCGTTTCCTCAATACTCGGCACTGAAGA
Proteins encoded in this window:
- the LOC117924621 gene encoding 2-oxoglutarate-Fe(II) type oxidoreductase hxnY-like isoform X2; protein product: MENRGQSFSELNCIDLSCPDIHKSVSLLKQACLDSGFFYVINHGISQELMDEVFAQSKRFFTLPLSEKMKHLRNEKHRGYTPVLDEVLDPENQVNGDYKEGYYIGVEVPEHDPKSEKPFYGPNVWPAADRLPEWRQTMEKFHQEALEVAKAVARIIALALDLERDFFDKPEMLGDPIATLRLLHYEGQISDPLKGIYGAGAHSDYGLITLLATDDVLGLQICKDKDARPQTWEYVAPLKGAFIVNLGDMLERWSNCIFKSTLHRVLVHGPERYSIAYFVEPSHDCLVECLPTCKSDKNPPKFPPVKCGTYLTQRYKDTHADLNLYTKHQA
- the LOC117924809 gene encoding E3 ubiquitin-protein ligase RNF181-like, with product MPIAEKPSLDGGQSFITKASPCRTRLCTFGAPPTIKIQTVGHNVKPPLSLIDKTPSINISLCLCVCMAAKSPESSLMVNRHIDLCFDLDLAITAVDDTSEISKSTSMVSTMPTVTAVDACTVCREGFQSGEGGKQLPCGHVYHAGCIASWLSLRNSCPLCRCSVSGKD
- the LOC117924621 gene encoding 2-oxoglutarate-Fe(II) type oxidoreductase hxnY-like isoform X3; this encodes MENRGQSFSELNCIDLSCPDIHKSVSLLKQACLDSGFFYVINHGISQELMDEVFAQSKRFFTLPLSEKMKHLRNEKHRGYTPVLDEVLDPENQVNGDYKEGYYIGVEVPEHDPKSEKPFYGPNVWPAADRLPEWRQTMEKFHQEALEVAKAVARIIALALDLERDFFDKPEMLGDPIATLRLLHYEGGNQIEGQISDPLKGIYGAGAHSDYGLITLLATDDVLGLQICKDKDARPQTWEYVAPLKGSTLHRVLVHGPERYSIAYFVEPSHDCLVECLPTCKSDKNPPKFPPVKCGTYLTQRYKDTHADLNLYTKHQA
- the LOC117924621 gene encoding 2-oxoglutarate-Fe(II) type oxidoreductase hxnY-like isoform X1, with amino-acid sequence MENRGQSFSELNCIDLSCPDIHKSVSLLKQACLDSGFFYVINHGISQELMDEVFAQSKRFFTLPLSEKMKHLRNEKHRGYTPVLDEVLDPENQVNGDYKEGYYIGVEVPEHDPKSEKPFYGPNVWPAADRLPEWRQTMEKFHQEALEVAKAVARIIALALDLERDFFDKPEMLGDPIATLRLLHYEGGNQIEGQISDPLKGIYGAGAHSDYGLITLLATDDVLGLQICKDKDARPQTWEYVAPLKGAFIVNLGDMLERWSNCIFKSTLHRVLVHGPERYSIAYFVEPSHDCLVECLPTCKSDKNPPKFPPVKCGTYLTQRYKDTHADLNLYTKHQA
- the LOC117924621 gene encoding 2-oxoglutarate-Fe(II) type oxidoreductase hxnY-like isoform X4, whose translation is MENRGQSFSELNCIDLSCPDIHKSVSLLKQACLDSGFFYVINHGISQELMDEVFAQSKRFFTLPLSEKMKHLRNEKHRGYTPVLDEVLDPENQVNGDYKEGYYIGVEVPEHDPKSEKPFYGPNVWPAADRLPEWRQTMEKFHQEALEVAKAVARIIALALDLERDFFDKPEMLGDPIATLRLLHYEGQISDPLKGIYGAGAHSDYGLITLLATDDVLGLQICKDKDARPQTWEYVAPLKGAFIVNLGDMLERWSNCIFK